The following proteins come from a genomic window of Palaemon carinicauda isolate YSFRI2023 chromosome 12, ASM3689809v2, whole genome shotgun sequence:
- the LOC137650599 gene encoding uncharacterized protein — MKLFTKSMEVCMCVCVCGGKEGSLVQLNYLTCLVVHYLCIVIGHDHRIKTVPGKMVDCTDDCIQCLVPVRARQEGLQCDMCGRWQHRKCNTGVSRADYWAAVKSGNSIDWNCNTCTFTDEPTSHPVDDPSTPDMEHEPHIPAVEQESSVDDPPDLPMELEDSLDDPAIQDVELQSEGEFTFQLFEKGTQRGRDKLVDSHGYNYNKKMQRSNVTYWQCTNRPKSNPCKALVTQRNGKYVKNNVLHNHSPSTGSDIVTKVTLQVKKLAAQDLFKPASAIVDDVLLQEIGNAPCPSLPKPEHLARTANRQRQILRPTEPKNLNFEVDVNHIPDDFLIADVSVRERRHLIFATTEQIKHLTRAKSWYIDSTFKLCRHPFTQLMTVNAFVRADDYAKQVPLLFVIMSGRKKSDYRKVFHEVLTSLPNEPSVKHITIDYEKAMWKVLPEVLPNAKVKGCVFHWTQAVWRKVQEVGLQHAYKHDDGTYKYLRKVMALPFLPEADIGPVFERLSRQAATAQLQTIMQYISRTWIHNSLWPTSSWSIFYQSIRTNNDIEGWHNRLNKHAAGRCNLQFYLLVSLLHKEAKLTSVYIRLVSEKKLRRIQRKKYRDLQGKIFTLWEEHMRGERSAYQLLKACAYLNGPVRS; from the exons ATGAAACTATTTACAAAGTCTAtggaagtgtgtatgtgtgtgtgtgtgtgtggaggaaaggAGGGTTCATTAGTTCAGTTAAATTATCTGACTTGTTTGGTGGTTCATTACCTATGTATTGTAATTGGCCATGACCATAGAATTAAAACAGTTCCTGGCAAGATGGTAGACTGCACAGACGATTGTATTCAGTGCCTCGTACCTGTAAGGGCAAGGCAAGAAGGTCTGCAGTGCGACATGTGTGGGAGGTGGCAACACAGGAAATGCAATACTGGCGTATCTCGTGCTGATTACTGGGCAGCTGTGAAATCCGGTAATTCCATTGATTGGAATTGTAATACTTGTACCTTCACTGACGAACCAACCTCCCATCCAGTGGACGACCCATCCACCCCTGACATGGAACACGAACCACACATCCCTGCAGTTGAACAAGAGTCTTCAGTTGATGACCCACCTGACTTGCCAATGGAACTAGAGGATTCACTTGACGACCCAGCCATACAAGATGTTGAACTGCAGTCAGAAGGTGAATTTACATTCCAGCTCTTTGAGAAGGGCACACAGCGTGGTAGAGATAAGCTCGTTGACAGTCATGGGTACAATTACAACAAAAAAATGCAGCGATCCAATGTAACTTACTGGCAATGTACTAATCGCCCTAAAAGTAACCCATGCAAGGCACTAGTAACGCagagaaatggaaaatatgtaaagaacaacGTGTTGCACAACCATTCACCATCAACTGGCTCTGATATTGTCACTAAAGTAACATTACAGGTAAAGAAACTGGCAGCACAAGATCTGTTTAAACCAGCATCTGCTATAGTGGATGATGTGTTGCTACAAGAGATAGGAAATGCACCATGTCCTAGTCTGCCTAAGCCAGAGCACTTGGCAAGAACAGCAAACAGACAAAGACAAATTTTAAGACCGACAGAACCCAAAAACCTGAATTTTGAGGTAGATGTAAATCACATTCCTGACGACTTTCTTATAGCTGACGTATCAGTTCGTGAACGCCGCCATTTGATATTTGCAACAACAGAACAAATAAAACATCTAACAAGGGCAAAGTCATGGTACATTGACAGCACGTTTAAGCTATGCAGGCACCCTTTTACACAGCTGATGACAGTCAATGCTTTTGTGAGGGCAGACGACTATGCAAAACAAGTCCCCTTACTATTTGTCATTATGTCTGGGAGAAAGAAGAGTGACTACAGAAAAGTTTTCCACGAAGTTTTAACTAGTCTACCAAATGAGCCTTCTGTTAAACACATAACAATCGACTATGAGAAAGCAATGTGGAAAGTCTTGCCTGAGGTTTTGCCTAATGCCAAGGTCAAGGGATGCGTATTCCATTGGACGCAAGCTGTATGGAGAAAG GTTCAAGAGGTTGGTCTCCAGCATGCTTACAAACATGATGACGGGACATACAAATACTTGCGGAAAGTGATGGCCCTTCCATTTCTGCCTGAGGCAGATATAGGTCCCGTGTTTGAACGTCTCTCACGTCAAGCTGCCACAGCCCAATTACAAACTATAATGCAGTATATATCAAGAACATGGATCCACAACTCCTTATGGCCAACTTCTAGCTGGAGTATTTTCTATCAGTCAATCCgtactaataatgatattgaaggCTGGCACAATCGCCTCAACAAACATGCTGCAGGTAGATGTAACCTCCAGTTTTACCTCCTCGTAAGCCTTCTCCACAAAGAGGCTAAATTGACATCCGTCTACATAAGGCTAGTATCCGAAAAAAAGCTACGAAGGATTCAGCGGAAAAAATATAGGGACTTGCAgggtaaaatatttactctttgggAGGAACACATGAGGGGTGAGAGATCTGCATATCAGTTGCTGAAAGCGTGTGCTTATCTCAATGGCCCAGTGCGCAGTTGA